The Pseudofrankia sp. DC12 region GACCATGACGAACAAGCAGCGCCTGCTGGAGATCGCGGCGGGCCGCCCGTTCTACAACGTCTCGAAGCAGGACTTCACCACGATCGCCTCGGACGCTACGAACCAGTCCGTGGTCGCCAAGAACCTCCGGGACTATGTCCGCGGCTTCTCTCAGAACGTCCAGGACGTGTTGGACGCCTTCAACCTGGACAACCAGATCGCCAGGCTGGCCGGGTCGAGGCTGCTTTTCCAGGTCGTCGGCCGGTTCGCGGCCATGGACCTTGGCGGACTCTCCAGCCACGACATGGGCTACGTGTTCGAGCACCTGATCCGCAAGTTCGCGGAGGACTCGAACGAGACCGCCGGTGAGCACTTCACGCCCCGCGAGGTCATCAAGCTGATGGTCAACCTGCTGGTGGCGCTGGACGCGGACGTCGTCGCCGGGCCCGGCCAGGTGATCAATATCCTCGACCCGGCCTGCGGGACCGGCGGCATGCTGACCGAGGCCGCGGACCACATCAGGGCGCTGAACCCCGAGGCGCAGGTCTACCTGTTCGGCCAGGAACTGAACCCCGAGTCGTGGGCGATCTGCCAGTCGGAGATGCTGCTGCGCGGCCAGCGTGGCGACGTCAAGCTCGGCAACTCGTTCAGCGAGGACCGGTTCCCGGGCCGCCGGTTCGACTACATGCTTGCCAACCCACCGTTCGGCGTCGAGTGGAAGAAGGTCAAGGACGACGTCGAGCAGGAGGCCGAACTCGGGTTTGCCGGCCGGTTCGGCGCCGGCCTGCCGCGGATCAACGACGGGTCGTTCCTGTTCTTGGAACACATGATCTCGAAGATGGAGAAGGTCGAGGACAAGGGAGCACGGCTCGCGATCGTCTTCAACGGCTCGCCGCTGTTCACCGGGGCGGCCGAGTCCGGCGAGTCGAGGATCCGCCAGTGGATCCTGGAGCGCGACTGGCTGGAGGGCATCGTCGCCCTGCCCGACCAGCTCTTCTACAACACCGGGATCTCCACCTACTTCTGGATCCTCTCGAACCGCAAGCCCGCCAAGCTCGCCGGCAAGGTGATCCTGCTCGACGCCCGCGACCAGTGGGAGAAGATGCCCAAGTCCCTCGGCGACAAGCGCAAGCAGATCTCCGACCCCCAGATCGAGCACGTCACCAAGCTGTACGTCCGGGCGCTGGAGGTCGCCGCCGACCCGGCGCATCCGGACCACGGCAAGGTGAAGATCTTCGGGACGCGCGACTTCGGCTACCACCGGATCACCGTCGAACGCCCGCTGAAGCAGCGCTTTGAAGTTACGGAGGACACGCTGCTCGCGTTGGCTGAAGCGAAGGCGCTGGCCAAGTGGGACGGCCGGGAGAAGCTGGCCGAGGCGCTGCACGACGCGATCGGCTCCGTCTGGTGGACGAAGAGCGAGGCGACGGCCGGTCTGATCGCCGCCGCTATGGCCGGGGGAGCGAGCCTTCCCGGCACCGCGGCTCACCTCAAGGCGTTCTGGGGCGTGGTCGCGGTCTCCGACCCCGAAGGGGAGGTCCAGCGCGACAAGGACGGCAGCCCGTTGTCGGACCCGGACCTGCGCGACTTCGAGAACGTCCCCCTCGACGAGGACATCGAGACCTACTTCGCCCGGGAGGTCATTCCGCACGTCCCCGACGCCTGGATCGACCACGACAAGACCAAGGTCGGCTACGAGATCCCCTTCACCAGGCACTTTTACGTGTATACCCCGCCCAGACCCCTGGCCGAGATCGACGCGGAATTGCGGGACCTCGAAACCCAGATTCAAAAGCTCCTTGGCGAGGTGACGGCGTGAGGACGCGCCTGCGTCACGTCGCCCAGGTAAACCCGCCAAGCCCGCGGTTCGACCGTCTCGCGGACGACGCCGAGGTGACGTTTCTGCCGATGGAGAACGTCTGGCCAGGTGCTCGTCTGGACCTCAGTCAGGTCCGACAGCGATCGGCGGTCTCCACGGGCTACACCCGGTTTCAGTCAGGTGATGTGGTCGTCCCCAAGATCACTCCGACCTTTGAGGCGAGTCGGTCAATCCTGATCCCGGACATTCCCAGCCAAGTAGGCACCGGAACGACCGAGCTGCACGTGGTTCGGCCTGGCCCGGAAGTGGATGCCCGATACCTTCTATACACCTTCCATTCCTACGACTTCCTCAAATTCGGTGCGGCCGAGATGTATGGTGTCGCCGGACAGAAGCGTGTCCCTGATGATCTGATTCGCAACTGGGTGGTCGATCTTCCGTCACTCGACGAGCAGCGCCGCATCGCCGACTTCCTCGACGCCGAGATCGCCCAGATTGATCGACTTGTTCAGTCTAGAACACGGCAAAGTGAGTTGCTCGGCGAACTGGAAATCGTCTTGATCGACGACGCGTTTGCCGGCCTCGGAGCGGCACCCGTGACACGGCTCGGCTACCTTGCCGCAGTACAGACGGGGGTGACCGTCGACAGTGGCCGCCAAATCGACGGGGACACCGTGACCTTGCCCTACCTTCGCGTGGCCAATGTTCAGGTTGGATATGTCGACCTGGAAGAAGTCGTCGAGATCACAGTCCCTCGTCGAACGGCAGCAACCTCGCTGCTCCGCGACGGCGACGTCCTGATGACCGAGGGCGGGGACCTCGACAAACTGGGCCGGGGAACCGTCTGGCGCGCACAGATTCCCGAATGCTTGCACCAGAATCACGTCTTTGCGGTGCGACCGGATCTTAGAGTGCTCTATCCCGACTACCTCGCAGTCCTCACTCGCGCGTCCGCAGCGCGGAGTTATTTCGAGAGCACTGGAAACAAGACAACGAACCTGGCATCGACCAGTAGCAGCAAGATCCGGGACTTCCGTATTCCCCTACCCGGTATTCCGGAACAGCGGAAGCTCGTCGACGATGTTGTGAGCAAAATCGAAGTCGTACGTCACCTCGACAGCAGGCTCTCGGACCAGCTCGGGCTTCTTTCCGAGCGCAGGCAGGGCTTGATCACGGCCGCCGTGACCGGGCAGATCGATCCGACGACTGCGCGAGGGCTCGGGTCAACAGATGGGGCTGCCGCATGACGCCAGGGGAGCACACCGAGCGCGCATTTGAGGACCGGGTGAAGGAGGAACTACTCCACCGAGGATGGGAGCGTGGCCAACCAACGGTCGGATTCGACGCCGGGTTGGGGCTCGACACTGCCGATCTGCTCCGGTTCATCGGGGCCACGCAGCAGAAGAGCTGGGATCGCCTTGTCGAACTCTACGGCGACAAGGTGGTGGCGCATCGACAGTTCTCGCAGCGGGTGGCGTCCGAGATCGACGCCCGTGGGGTGCTGGACGTGCTGCGGCAGGGGGTGCGGGACCGGGGGGTCCAGATCGACCTGGCGTACTTCCGGCCTGGGCACACGCTCGCCGTCGATGCGCTCAAGGAGTACGAGGCCAACGTCCTGACGGTCGCCCGGCAGCTGCGTTTCAGTGCGAAGAATCCGCAGGAGTCGGTGGATCTGGCGTTCTTCGTCAACGGTCTGCCGGTGGCGTCCGTCGAGCTGAAGAACGGGATGACTGGGAAGTCCGCTGAGGACGCGATTACCCAGTACCGGAAACGGGATCCGGCGGAGCTGTTTTTCGCGAAGCGTGCCCTGGTGCACTTCGCCGTCGACCCCGACCGGGCGTTCGTCGCGACGCGGCTGAAGGGCGCGAATACCCGGTTCCTGCCGTTCAACGTCGGCTCGAACGGCCCGGGGGAGTCGGGTGCGGCCGGCAACCCGCAGGCGCCGGAGGGCTCGTACCGCGTCGCGTACCTGTGGGAGCAGGTCTGGAGCCGGCATAACTGGCTGGAGATGCTGCAGCGGTTCGTGCACGTCGAGGTGCCCGCGACGAAGGGCACGAAGGTCAGTGTCCACGACCTGCCACGGATCTTCCCTCGCTACCACCAGTGGCACGCCGTCCAGAAGATGGTTGGCCACGCCCGGGAGAATGGCGCCGGCCAGAACTATCTGGTCCAGCACTCTGCCGGCTCGGGCAAGTCGAACACGATCGCCTGGCTCGCGCACCGCCTGTCGACCCTGTTCGACGAGAAGAACCAGAAGGTGTTCGACAAGGTCGTCGTCATCACCGACCGCGTCGTGCTCGACCGGCAGCTGCAGGACACGATCTACCAGTTCGACCACACGCCGGGCGTCGTCAAGAAGATCGACGAGGACTCGGCCCAGCTCGCTGCCGCCCTGGCCGACGCGACGTCGCAGATCATCATCTCGACGCTGGAGAAGTACCCGTTCATCCTCGACAAGGTCGCCGGCCTGGGTCTGCGCGCCAAGCGCTATGCCGTGATCATCGACGAGGCGCACACCTCGCAGACCGGTGAGCAGGCGGCGAAGCTCAAGCAGGCGATCGGCGTGCGGTCGGACCGCGAGCCCGACGAGGACGAAGCGACCTATCAGACTCGGGTCCGCGGCAAGCAGCCCAACCTGTCCTACTTTGCCTTCACCGCGACCCCGACGTCGGCGACCTTGAAGCTGTTCGGCACTCTCGACCCGGCGCGGCCCGGCCCGGCCGGCGAACCGCTGCTCGCGCCCTTCCACGTGTACTCGATGCAGCAGGCGATCGACGAGGGCTACATCCTCGACGTGCTGGAGAACTACCTGACCTACGAGGCGATGTGGCGCCTGAGCAGCGCAGCGGTCGAGCAGCAGGACTCGGAGCTCTCCAACCCGGAGGTCGAGAAGAAGAAGGCGCGGCGCAAGCTCGTCCAGCTGGTCGAAGCGCATCCAGCGTCGGCGGCGCAGAAGGCGAAGCTGATCGTCGAGGACTTCCAGAAGAACATCACCGGCCGGCTGGGAGGCCGGGCGAAAGCTATGGTCGTCACCGACGGCCGTCAGCAGGCCCTCAACCTCTACCAGGCGATCCGCCGGTATGTCGACGACGCTGGCCTCACGAACTGCCGCCCGCTGGTCGCGTTCTCCGGGAAGCTCACTGACGAGGAAAGCAAACTCGAGTTCACCGAGTCGAAGATCAATGGGTTTCCGGAAGGGCAGCTGCCCAAGAAGTTCGCCTACACGAAGGCCGACGACCCGGACGCGGCGGCGCGCAACCAGGACGAGTACCGGATTCTCGTCGTCGCGGACAAGTACCAGACCGGCTTCGACCAGCCGCTGCTGTGCGCCATGTACGTCGACAAGCCGCTGACCGGCGTGGCCGCGGTCCAGACGCTGTCGCGGCTGAACCGGACGCACCCGCTCAAGAGCCAGGACGACGTCCGGATCGTCGACTTCGTCAACGACGCCGAGGACATCGCGGTGTCGTTCAAGCCCTGGTTCAACACCTCGCTCAGCGAGCAGGCCGACGCGAACCTGCTCTACGCGAAGCAGACCGAGGTCATGGGCTATCAGATCCTGGACGTCTCCGAAATGGAGGCGTTCATGCGAGTGCTCTCGGCGGCCGGACCGGACCGGATGCCCGGCGCGGCCGAGCGCAAGCTGCACGCCGAGTTGCACCGGCTCCTCGACCCGGCGATCGACCGGTTCAACGCGCTGGAGACGCCTGCGGAGCGGGAGGAGTTCCGCGACGCGCTGCAGAAGTACTGCCGGGCCTACAGCCTGCTCGCGCAGATCCTCGACTGGGGCGACGCCACGCTGGAGCGGCTCTACCAGTACGGCCGGATCCTGCTCCGGCGCCTGCCCGGCCGGGCAGCGGCGGCCGTCGACATCGGTGACGCGGACCTGACCCACTACCGGCTGGAATTCACTGGCCATCACGACGTGTCGCTCGCGGCGTCCGGCGACCAGGTCGTCCGCGGCCACGCGGCCGACGGCGGCGGCTACGTGGAGCCGGAGATGGCACGGCTCGCCGACGTCATCAACAACCTGAACGACCGCTTCGGCCTTGACCTGGGCACGTCCGACCAGATCCTGCTCTTCCAGCAGGTCGCCGGCCTGGTCGAGGACACCCGGATGCAGCAGGTCGCGCTGATGAACGACGAGGCGCGCTTCGGCCAGGTCGCCGACGACCGCCTCGACGACATCGTCGCCGTCAATGCCGAGCGGAACAACGAGTTCATGAAGCTCTACTTCGACAATGCCGAGTTCCAGCAGGCCTTCAAGGAGGCCGCCCGCACCCGTGCCTACCGGATCATCACCGACCCAGCCCGTGACGAGGCCCTCGCCCGCCTGCGCACCGAAATGCTCCGCGAGACGACCTGACGGACACCGTCCAGCAGCACCGACAGAATCCGGTGCATCAGGCTGATTGTCAGCGATCGGTGAGGACGTCCTCGATGACCAGACGTGCGCGCGGGGGTACGTCTTCGTCGGGGAAGATGCCTGCGCAGAGCGTGAGGATCTCATCGGTCGTGGTGAGACCGAGGTGCTTGACCAACAGCCGGATGTCGTCGGCGTCACGGCGACGGGCGGCGAGAACCTTCATGGCGAGCAGATGTTCGGGCGAGGCAGCGGATACCCGAAGGCCGGGATGGTCGAAGATCCTACGTGCGCCGGGTCG contains the following coding sequences:
- a CDS encoding DEAD/DEAH box helicase family protein — encoded protein: MTPGEHTERAFEDRVKEELLHRGWERGQPTVGFDAGLGLDTADLLRFIGATQQKSWDRLVELYGDKVVAHRQFSQRVASEIDARGVLDVLRQGVRDRGVQIDLAYFRPGHTLAVDALKEYEANVLTVARQLRFSAKNPQESVDLAFFVNGLPVASVELKNGMTGKSAEDAITQYRKRDPAELFFAKRALVHFAVDPDRAFVATRLKGANTRFLPFNVGSNGPGESGAAGNPQAPEGSYRVAYLWEQVWSRHNWLEMLQRFVHVEVPATKGTKVSVHDLPRIFPRYHQWHAVQKMVGHARENGAGQNYLVQHSAGSGKSNTIAWLAHRLSTLFDEKNQKVFDKVVVITDRVVLDRQLQDTIYQFDHTPGVVKKIDEDSAQLAAALADATSQIIISTLEKYPFILDKVAGLGLRAKRYAVIIDEAHTSQTGEQAAKLKQAIGVRSDREPDEDEATYQTRVRGKQPNLSYFAFTATPTSATLKLFGTLDPARPGPAGEPLLAPFHVYSMQQAIDEGYILDVLENYLTYEAMWRLSSAAVEQQDSELSNPEVEKKKARRKLVQLVEAHPASAAQKAKLIVEDFQKNITGRLGGRAKAMVVTDGRQQALNLYQAIRRYVDDAGLTNCRPLVAFSGKLTDEESKLEFTESKINGFPEGQLPKKFAYTKADDPDAAARNQDEYRILVVADKYQTGFDQPLLCAMYVDKPLTGVAAVQTLSRLNRTHPLKSQDDVRIVDFVNDAEDIAVSFKPWFNTSLSEQADANLLYAKQTEVMGYQILDVSEMEAFMRVLSAAGPDRMPGAAERKLHAELHRLLDPAIDRFNALETPAEREEFRDALQKYCRAYSLLAQILDWGDATLERLYQYGRILLRRLPGRAAAAVDIGDADLTHYRLEFTGHHDVSLAASGDQVVRGHAADGGGYVEPEMARLADVINNLNDRFGLDLGTSDQILLFQQVAGLVEDTRMQQVALMNDEARFGQVADDRLDDIVAVNAERNNEFMKLYFDNAEFQQAFKEAARTRAYRIITDPARDEALARLRTEMLRETT
- a CDS encoding class I SAM-dependent DNA methyltransferase; this encodes MAADIWAVADLLRGDYKRHEYGAVILPFTLMRRLDAVMADTRQAVRDKDASLTMTNKQRLLEIAAGRPFYNVSKQDFTTIASDATNQSVVAKNLRDYVRGFSQNVQDVLDAFNLDNQIARLAGSRLLFQVVGRFAAMDLGGLSSHDMGYVFEHLIRKFAEDSNETAGEHFTPREVIKLMVNLLVALDADVVAGPGQVINILDPACGTGGMLTEAADHIRALNPEAQVYLFGQELNPESWAICQSEMLLRGQRGDVKLGNSFSEDRFPGRRFDYMLANPPFGVEWKKVKDDVEQEAELGFAGRFGAGLPRINDGSFLFLEHMISKMEKVEDKGARLAIVFNGSPLFTGAAESGESRIRQWILERDWLEGIVALPDQLFYNTGISTYFWILSNRKPAKLAGKVILLDARDQWEKMPKSLGDKRKQISDPQIEHVTKLYVRALEVAADPAHPDHGKVKIFGTRDFGYHRITVERPLKQRFEVTEDTLLALAEAKALAKWDGREKLAEALHDAIGSVWWTKSEATAGLIAAAMAGGASLPGTAAHLKAFWGVVAVSDPEGEVQRDKDGSPLSDPDLRDFENVPLDEDIETYFAREVIPHVPDAWIDHDKTKVGYEIPFTRHFYVYTPPRPLAEIDAELRDLETQIQKLLGEVTA